AAAAGAAATGGAGTTGTTGAGGAAGACGGAAAAGGGCTTCAATTGATTCATTTGTTACTGATTACTGCCACCGCGGTCGATGAAAACAATCTTAATTTGGCCTTGGAGAATCTCTCTGAGCTCTATCAAAGTGTGTCCTTAACAGGAGACTCCGTGCAAAGAGTTGTTGCTTATTTTGCTGATGGCTTGGCCGCGAGGCTCCTCACTCGAAAATCTCCTTTCTACGATATGATCATGAAAGAACCAACTAATGAAGAAGTGTTTCTAGCTTTTACTGATCTTTATCGCGTCTCTCCCTATTTCCAGTTCGCGCATTTCACCGCGAACCAGGCGATAGTCGAGGCATTTGAGAAAGAAGAGGAGAATAACAACCGTGCATTACATgtaattgattttgatgtgtCATATGGCTTCCAATGGCCTTCTCTCATTCAATCCCTCTCCGAAAAGTCGACGAGTACTAATCGAATATCGCTTCGAATCACAGGATTTGGAACAAGCATTGAAGAACTGCAAGAAACCGAAACTCGACTAACAAGCTTCGCAAAGGGTTTTCGCAATCTTGTGTTTGAGTTTCAAGGGTTGCTGAGAGGTTCCAAGCTCATAAActtaaggaaaaagaagaatgaaacaGTTGCTGTGAATTTAGTCTTTCATTTAAACACTTTGAACGATATTTTGAAGGTATCTGACACATTAAAATCGGTTCATTCACTTAGGCCCTCTATTGTGATCTTGGTGGAACAAGAAGGCAGCAGGAGTCCAGGAAATTTCCTATCAAGATTCATGGAGTCATTACATTATTTCGCTGCGATGTTCGATTCGTTAGACGATTGTCTTCCACAGGAGAGCTCAGAGAGATTAAGCATCGAGAAGAACAATCTTGGAAAAGAGATCAAAAGTGTGCTCAATTTTGATCACGTGGAGAATTCTAATAATCCAAGATATGAGAGGATGGAGACATGGAAGTTGAGGATGGAGAATCATGGTTTTGAGGGGATGAAAATAAGTTCAAAGTCTTTGATTCAAGCGAAGCTTCTATTGAAGATTAGAACCCATTACTGCCCTCAATCTGTTGGAGAAAATAGTGGGTTTAAAGTGTTTGAAAGAGACGAAGGGAGAGCGATTTCTTTGGGGTGGCAAGATAGATGTTTGCTTACAGCATCTGCATGGCATTGTGtatgatatttttaatcttctaacatattaattcatatttatgagactttatcaaataatattaggGTCTTGGCATGCACATTAATGCTATTTGAAGTTTCCCTATTTCATCTTCTTGTATAGGATAGGGTTTACCTTTCGTTTTTCTCtgattgtatatttattattttgttaatttatttgtttgaaaatctgttaatttaatttaaagagaTTATGTATTTCGTTGAATCCATTATGCtgttaaatctaatttattatgtttataaatcGATGTAGACATTGTTTAATTAGGAGCCAATAACATTTTCccatataaaatcaaattttatttttttttaaaataaactaacaGTGGAAGgggtaaaatataaattttatccttcattaattttaaaaaaacataaaaaaataattttctattagacTCAAACGTTTTGAACATGATATtttaacccttaaaaatttaaaaactgataaattaatctttaaaattttttcacacctcctaatattttgaaactattatttGACCTtaatactaaaaatttttttagaggCCCCCaaacttcaattgaattttcagtaactcctaaaaattttcaaaaagactcttgaaatttttaaaaattataatttacactttatatacaattttataataaaaacatcGTTATCTataggaagagaaaaaaaatggcaAGGGTGGAAGGaaatggaaataaaatattttttatataatttaaatatttaaaatgctatttttaatttttgttaatttatgattatgtgataattttaaaaaataaaatagtatagataaaatgataatttcattttataatattattgttttattaacaaaatttaattttgattaaaaaagtattatttatatttaattttaagtgaaaaatattatctatatcATTTAAAGCCAATCCAGCGGcgagaaaatgttattaaatcactttttattaattagggTCTAGTCTATACGTTTTAATTTGCAATAACCTAAAAGGTCTTGTACTTATGAAACCAAGTCTCAAATACAGCTTGGCGATATCTCAGATTTTAACATGCTCCTTTTCTTATCTTGTCATTCTTTGTTACTGTATTCTacatcttaattaattaactatgTTGCATCATATGTGTTATAAatccataataaaattatatatatattttttaaattatgaaataattgcacagatgatatattattataagaccgaataattttgaattaaaaataaaataatatttaatcatataataacgtattatttatgttctttaaaaagCATTATACTCGTCCATCTCTAATACTGTATTTTACatgttaatttattcaaatcatatgtgccataaatttaatttttccttaagATGATGACATGCAGGTACTTGAACCCTTATTCTCTCttgataatttgatttcattttcaatattacAGTAACATGTAACAGGACACCCGTTCACTTacaaattgtaaattatattgcGATcgtttgtctttttttaaaaacaagttGTATCCGAACATAAATAGTTATAcgtctaattattatattaatatgaatgtttaatataatatatataaagttttattattattttttgtaaccATACAATATATGGATATATACACACCCACacatgtatacacatttttaacTCCCACTTGATTAATTAATGCATAAATCTAGTTTGCTACAATTAATTTAGCAAAtagcaatattatatttattcattttaagtacataaataaatatatttatatatgtcaatatgtaattagatattattttatttttaatttaaaattactcaattatataataatatacataatcatatgtctatttgtatatataaaataggcACATAGTAAACAATTGTCAAAGTAAGATCAAAACCTCTATGCACACCATTTTTAAACCTTCAATCATAACCGTGTATGTGTTGTCTTgttattatacaaataagttcatattataattataatatggcACTAAAAACTCCTAAACCAAGTATGGAAGTATACATTGGACttgtgtttgaaattttaatcatgTACTTCCTCCTAGATCAATTAATCTAGAGATTTTATCTGTTTTGCCTTGTCAAACTACTTTTCACTTagtatatgatattatatagattcaattttattcaatcaaatagattttatgaccaaaaaaaatctattataatCCTTGTTATTTCACTTACTGTGCTCTATTTTTCTCTAACCAACACACACACAGATATATtgttacaaattttatataattagaacAAGATATTGAAAGAAAGATGAAGGAAAGATTAAAAGAGAATCAATAGGGGGGGAAGGAGAAGTATTTATAGATATTATTGTCATCCCTTCAGTCAAGAAAAATGGCTATTTtccaaatcaatttttcaaggCTATTTAGTGTTTTCACattatcttttggccaaattcTCTTTCATGTAGTGAAAAAATCCACCATTTATAACACTCCCTCTTAAATTTCTATcacttatagataattatattaactctgctaaggaaaaacccaatgaaataaaaatcaaagcaaatgaatataattatttaatgttttgtaaAGTGAGGTTGAACGTGCTATAAAGTATTTATAGATATTATTGTCGTCCCTTTAGTCAAGAAAAATGGCTATTttccaaatcaaattttcaaggctatttaatgttttcacattatcttttggccaaattcTCTTTCATGTAGTGAAAAAATCCACCATTTATAACATTCCCTTTTAGATTTCCatcacttacagataattatattaactctgctaaggaaaaacccaatgaaataaaaatcaaagcaaatgaatataattatttaatgttctGTAAAGTGGGGTTGGACGTGCTAAAAAGTATTTATAGATATTATTGTCATCCCTTCAGTCAAGAAAAACGGCTATTttccaaatcaaattttcaaggctatttaatgttttcacattatcttttggccaaattcTCTTTCATGTAGTGAAAAAATCCACCATTTATAACACTCCTTCTTAGATTTTCATcatttacagataattatattaattctgctaaggaaaaacccagtgaaataaaaatcaaagcaaatgaatataattttttaatgttctGTAAAGTGGGGTTGGACGTGCTAAAAAGTATTTATAGATATTATTGGCATCCCTTCAGTCAAGAAAAATGGCTATTttccaaatcaaattttcaaggcTATTTAATGTTTTAACATTATGTTTTGGCCAAATTCTCTTTCATGTAGTGAAAAAATCCACCATTTAGAACACTCTATCTTAGATTTCTATCACTTACAGATATTATTGTCGTCCCTTCAGTTAAGAAAAATGGCTATTttccaaatcaaattttcaaggctatttaattttttaacattatcttttggccaaattcTCTTTCATGTAGTGAAAAAATCCACCGTTTAGAACACTCTCTCTTAGATTTCTATCACTTACAGATATTATTGTCGTCCCTTCAATCAAGAAAAATGGCTATTttccaaatcaaattttcaaggcTATTTAATGTTTTAACATTATGTTTTGGCCAAATTCTCTTTCATGTAGTGAAAAAATCCACCATTTAGAATACTCTCTCTTAGATTTCTATCACTTACAGATATTATTGTTGTCCCTTCAGTTAAGAAAAATGGCTATTttccaaatcaaattttcaaggctatttaatgttttcacattatcttttggccaaattcTCTTTCATGTAGTGAAAAAATCCACCATTTAGAACACTCTCTCTTAGATTTCTATCACTTACAGATATTATTGTCGTAATGGCTATTttccaaatcaaattttcaaggctatttaatgttttcacattatcttttggccaaatgCTCTTTCATGTAGTGAAAAAATCCACCATTTATAACACTTCTCTTAGATTTCTAtcacttacaaataattatattaactctgctaaggaaaaacccagtaaaataaaaatcaaagcaaatgaatataattatttaatgttctGTAAAATGGGATTGGACATGCTAAAACtacctcattaaaaaccttattagGAAAACTCAATGGGACAAAACCTAATGAAGGGAAAAATAGTACAGTATacattttgtccaatatttgataaacttcaaaaattttcttcccctttttgtaataagattaatttggttgtttgttGAGTTATCGTATACCGatgttatatactaacttttcaaGTGTTAATATTGGtaatgtcttagtgaacaaatctacaagattcttattagattttttttgtttaacataAATCTTTCTACTCTACTAGAGCTCATGAGTTAAAAGaactttggtgagatatgtttgatTCTGTCTCCTTTAATGTATTCTCttctaatttgggcaatacatgttgcatatcttcatataatatagaagAAGTGTCTATTATAGAAGGAAGACTACATGTATTccggatatgatggatgattGACCATAAGCATATGCATTCTTGGTTAGCGTCATGGAGATCTAGAatctttgaatgatttgaagatgttGCAACCAAAGTTTGTTTGGTGGAGCACTAGGATATTGTTGTGTCactataagtaaaaacatatcatGTCTATGAGCAGATCgcatccaaccaaactaggatttttaggagatttgacaaaatagaataatttgaAATCTCTAGTCCCATATAAGTAAtgaagtatatatttgattttattccaGTGATAATGGGTTGGTGTAGAGTTAAATCAAACCAATAAATTGATTGCGACTAATATATCCGACCTAGTGCAttgggtcaaatataataaggctccaatgacattaTGATACAATACTTCAAGATCAAgtatcttttcttcttcttctttaggacaaAATAGGTATTTTTTTGGATCGAAAAATCGAACAATCATTGGAGTGCTCAAAGGAtgagtcttatccatattaaagcgttttaataatttttcaatatacgttgaTTGATAGATTAgtatttgaattgtgctcgatctacaagccaagacaatattttgttttccctaaatctttcatttcaaattctttttttagatatttaatagtttttgagagctcttcaagagtcctaattaaattcatatcatcaatataaactattataatgGCAAATCTTGATTCTGACCTTttaataaagacacatgggcatataagATCATTCATATagctttcttttttcaaatattcattaagGCAATTATACCACGTTTCTCAGAATTGTTTTAATTCGTACAataatctttgtaatttaattgagtacatgtctCTTGAATTGACCATTTTTGCTTCagataatttatattcttcagagagtttcatataaatttcagtatccgagtttccatataaataagcagtaactatgTCCATTAGATGCATATttagtccttcagagactgttaaactaattaaatatatgaatgtgattatatccattacagGTGCATATATTTAATCAAAGTCTATACCTGACTTTTGGGAAAAGCCTTAAGCTACAAGCCTGACTTTATATCtaacaatctcatttttctcatttctttttctcatagatacccatttatatccaacgggttatATGTCTTTAGGTGTTAGAACTACAAGCCCaaacatttgaaattttgttagaGAAACTAATTCTACTTAAATGgattcttcccatttaggccaattatgtctttgtttgcactcaacCACTGTAcatgatttaaaatcatcattattcataatttcagtagctattgcaaatgag
This is a stretch of genomic DNA from Mangifera indica cultivar Alphonso chromosome 11, CATAS_Mindica_2.1, whole genome shotgun sequence. It encodes these proteins:
- the LOC123228539 gene encoding GRAS family protein RAM1-like, whose product is MSLMEDTDDEFLSLSLAIVEDNSRDRRRKRKRRVSLDHPVSNAYDHEGYCEGKVFRLLQMREQMLKLDNKRNGVVEEDGKGLQLIHLLLITATAVDENNLNLALENLSELYQSVSLTGDSVQRVVAYFADGLAARLLTRKSPFYDMIMKEPTNEEVFLAFTDLYRVSPYFQFAHFTANQAIVEAFEKEEENNNRALHVIDFDVSYGFQWPSLIQSLSEKSTSTNRISLRITGFGTSIEELQETETRLTSFAKGFRNLVFEFQGLLRGSKLINLRKKKNETVAVNLVFHLNTLNDILKVSDTLKSVHSLRPSIVILVEQEGSRSPGNFLSRFMESLHYFAAMFDSLDDCLPQESSERLSIEKNNLGKEIKSVLNFDHVENSNNPRYERMETWKLRMENHGFEGMKISSKSLIQAKLLLKIRTHYCPQSVGENSGFKVFERDEGRAISLGWQDRCLLTASAWHCV